The Osmerus eperlanus chromosome 22, fOsmEpe2.1, whole genome shotgun sequence genome window below encodes:
- the LOC134009032 gene encoding bromodomain-containing protein 4-like isoform X1, which yields MATEPRPRRESSRASKQPRQDSAQPDSQHGVGDSAPPLTPSREQGLRGCAGLVREMLSQKHTAYAWPFYKPVDAKALGLHDYHDIIKHPMDLSTIKVKIDSRAYRDAHEFASDVRMMFSNCYKYNPPDHDVVAMARKLQDVFEMRFAKMPDDPEEPASMPASSPSLHQPAPSTRQAPPTRQAPPTRQAPPTVGPSSSCSSPSESESSAGDSEHERTQRLAELQEQLKAVHEQLAALSQPPALKRRDRDKKEKKKDKKKKPGGEEPLEVAPPPALLQPTRKSRITKDPVTPKKVKKPSKKEGVVKNSRPGNTLQSGPTPLDPSGSEDHTGVFVGGADRSKPMSYEEKRQLSLDINKLPGDKLGRVVHIIQSREPSLKNSNPDEIEIDFETLKPSTLRELERYVFTSLRRKKRPAEKALEVTSVMKMKTGSSSGSSESSSDSEDEPDTGLVPKQKKQAPPPRRPPPQHPPSAPAPPQPPSQPLAPPAPGPHPPSLDNTFDPLGHFLPPPLPQAGPISEPSHNNAGAVAVGNNPHLNSGSETHPFLNPSPALHSALPQQPSRPSNRAAALPPKPLQPPPSSSGPLFLPQPPPISSAPLPQPPPRPRVPSPTPHGILGTLSAQPPQALLEDDEEPTPTNSETPPPPSLAASQVQMCPQTRPSATHTQPHIHIPTHTHPPVTHSQLMQAAAVNTAMSGVTLVKSTQEEQLEFTHSLTHTHSLTHTQPSLTHTHPLLLGQKGAALQQKLQQIQQQQLKQQQPSPGNKMESFTSGPLRGSPSPLMTHSPQIPPYNPIGQHSPSLSKKPDQRAPLMGVKEEKPPSPFSPSPSPFSSAPCQDLHKPSDSKHTHRSDVKPLDGSRPGLRLPDSLAPPPSQQEVKQEPRTPTGPKKTQTMGSWASLAQRSPSTPSSLLRSSSTPSSLLRPPSTPSSLLRPPSTPSSLLRSSSDIFEQFRRAAREKEERERLLRAQAHRREKLRSRDDEDTTEPGRRSQEDSRRRPEQQSPLAATPPASTPPTNSPQAPPPQPPATPPASAAAQNALDQQRELARRREQERRRREAMADTIDINFQSDLMAIFEENLF from the exons ATGGCGACGGAGCCCCGCCCCCGGCGAGAGAGCAGCCGTGCGTCCAAGCAGCCCAGACAGGACTCCGCCCAGCCGGACTCCCAGCAcggag tgggGGACTCTGCGCCCCCGCTGACCCCCAGCAGGGAGCAGGGCTTGCGGGGCTGCGCGGGGCTGGTGAGGGAGATGCTGTCTCAGAAGCACACAGCCTACGCCTGGCCCTTCTACAAGCCCGTGGACGCGAAGGCCCTGGGTCTCCATGACTACCACGACATCATCAAACACCCCATGGACCTCAGCACCATCAAG gttaaGATAGACAGCAGGGCGTACAGGGATGCTCATGAGTTTGCGTCAGACGTCAGGATGATGTTCTCCAACTGCTACAAGTACAACCCTCCTGACCACGATGTGGTCGCCATGGCACGCaagctgcag GATGTGTTCGAGATGCGATTCGCCAAGATGCCAGACGATCCGGAGGAGCCCGCCTCTATGCCCGCCTCCTCgcccagcctccaccaaccagCACCCTCCACCAGACAGGCACCTCCCACCAGACAGGCACCTCCCACCAGACAGGCCCCTCCCACCGTAgggccctcctcctcttgctcctccCCCTCGGAATCGGAATCGTCGGCCGGCGACTCAGAACACGAGCGGACTCAGCGATTGGCCGAGCTGCAGGAACAG ctgaAGGCGGTGCATGAGCAGCTGGCTGCCCTGTCGCAGCCTCCGGCCCTCAAGAGGAGAGACCGAgacaagaaggagaagaagaaagacaagaagaagaagccaggaggggaggagcctctggaggtggccccgccccctgccctgctccagccAACCAGGAAGAGCAGAATCACCAAGGACCCGGTCACGCCCAAGAAGGTCAAGAAACCGAG taaGAAGGAAGGAGTGGTGAAGAACAGTCGCCCTGGCAACACCCTTCAGTCTGGCCCCACCCCCCTCGACCCCTCCGGGTCCGAGgaccacacag GCGTGTTTGTGGGCGGGGCCGACCGGTCTAAGCCAATGTCGTACGAGGAGAAGCGTCAGCTGAGCCTGGACATCAATAAGCTGCCCGGCGACAAGCTGGGCCGCGTCGTCCACATCATCCAATCACGCGAGCCTTCGCTGAAAAACTCGAACCCGGACGAGATCGAGATCGACTTTGAGACGCTCAAGCCGTCCACgctgagagagctggagagatacGTGTTCACCAGCCTCCGCAGGAAGAAGAGAcctg cagaGAAGGCTCTGGAGGTGACCAGTGTGATGAAGATGAAGACTGGATCTTCATCAGGCAGCAGTGAATCTTCATCTGACAGCGAGGATGAGCccgacacag ggtTGGTTCCCAAACAGAAGaagcaggctcctccccctcggaggccccccccccagcacccccccagcgcccctgcccccccccaacccccctcccagcccctggctccccctgccccaggcccccaccccccctccctggacAACACTTTTGATCCCCTGGGTcacttcctgccccccccactgCCCCAGGCCGGGCCCATCTCTGAACCCTCCCATAATAATGCAGGGGCAGTCGCCGTCGGCAACAACCCCCACCTCAACTCTGGAAGCGAGACACACCCCTTCCTGAACCCCTCGCCAG CTCTCCACAGCGCCCTCCCCCAGCAACCATCTCGCCCTAGCAACAGAGCTGCAGCCCTCCCCCCTAAACCCCtgcagcctcccccctcctcctctggccccctcttcctcccccagcctccccccatctcctccgcccccctcccacaACCACCCCCTCGCCCCCGCGTCCCCTCCCCCACGCCGCACGGCATTCTGGGAACCCTCTCCGCCCAGCCCCCTCAGGCCCTATTGGAGGACGACGAGGAGCCGACGCCCACAAACTCAGAgactccgccccctccctctctggctgCGAGCCAGGTTCAGATGTGCCCGCAGACACGCCCAtccgcgacacacacacagccccacatacacatacccacacacacacacccgcctgtCACTCACTCCCAGCTGATGCAGGCGGCGGCAGTAAACACGGCAATGTCCGGTGTGACACTTGTGAAGTCGACACAggaagagcagctggagtttacacactcgctcacacacacacactcgctcacacacacacaaccgtcgctcacacacacacacccgttgtTGCTGGGACAGAAGGGGGCAGCTTTGCAGCAGAAACTACAGcagatacaacaacaacagctaaaGCAGCAGCAGCCGTCGCCTGGCAACAAGATGGAGTCGTTTacttcag GTCCCCTGAGgggaagcccctcccccctgatgACGCATTCCCCCCAGATTCCTCCATACAATCCAATAGGAcagcactctccctctctgtccaagAAGcct gACCAGAGGGCCCCCTTGATGGGTGTGAAGGAAGaaaagcccccctccccctttagcccctccccttctccctttagCTCCGCCCCTTGTCAAGACTTACACAAACCCTccgacagcaaacacacacaca GATCAGATGTGAAGCCATTGGACGGTTCTCGTCCCGGGCTCCGCCTCCCTGACTCCCTGGCTCCGCCCCCCTCTCAGCAGGAGGTGAAGCAGGAACCGAGAACCCCCACCGGCCCCAAGaaaacacag accATGGGTTCGTGGGCCAGCCTGGCCCAGCGCTCCCCCTCCacgccctcctccctgcttcgctcctcctccacgccctcctccctgctccgccccccctccacgccttcctccctgctccgccccccctccacgccctcctccctgctccgctCCTCCTCCGACATCTTTGAGCAGTTCAGACGCGCGGcgcgggagaaggaggagagggagaggctgctgAGAGCCCAGGCCCACCGCAGGGAGAAACtacg tAGCCGTGACGACGAGGACACCACGGAGCCGGGCCGCAGGTCTCAGGAGGACTCCCGCCGTCGTCCGGAGCAACAGTCTCCCCTGGCTGCCACACCACCGGCCTCGACCCCGCCCACCAACTCCCCACAGGCTCCGCCCCCACAGCCCCCGGCCACGCCCCCAGCCTCCGCAGCTGCACAGAACGCCCTcgaccagcagagggagctggCTAGGAGgcgagaacaggagaggaggaggagggaggcg aTGGCAGACACCATAGACATCAACTTTCAGAGTGACCTCATGGCCATCTTCGAGGAGAACCTGTtctga
- the LOC134009032 gene encoding bromodomain-containing protein 4-like isoform X2 produces MATEPRPRRESSRASKQPRQDSAQPDSQHGVGDSAPPLTPSREQGLRGCAGLVREMLSQKHTAYAWPFYKPVDAKALGLHDYHDIIKHPMDLSTIKVKIDSRAYRDAHEFASDVRMMFSNCYKYNPPDHDVVAMARKLQDVFEMRFAKMPDDPEEPASMPASSPSLHQPAPSTRQAPPTRQAPPTRQAPPTVGPSSSCSSPSESESSAGDSEHERTQRLAELQEQLKAVHEQLAALSQPPALKRRDRDKKEKKKDKKKKPGGEEPLEVAPPPALLQPTRKSRITKDPVTPKKVKKPSKKEGVVKNSRPGNTLQSGPTPLDPSGSEDHTGVFVGGADRSKPMSYEEKRQLSLDINKLPGDKLGRVVHIIQSREPSLKNSNPDEIEIDFETLKPSTLRELERYVFTSLRRKKRPAEKALEVTSVMKMKTGSSSGSSESSSDSEDEPDTGLVPKQKKQAPPPRRPPPQHPPSAPAPPQPPSQPLAPPAPGPHPPSLDNTFDPLGHFLPPPLPQAGPISEPSHNNAGAVAVGNNPHLNSGSETHPFLNPSPALHSALPQQPSRPSNRAAALPPKPLQPPPSSSGPLFLPQPPPISSAPLPQPPPRPRVPSPTPHGILGTLSAQPPQALLEDDEEPTPTNSETPPPPSLAASQVQMCPQTRPSATHTQPHIHIPTHTHPPVTHSQLMQAAAVNTAMSGVTLVKSTQEEQLEFTHSLTHTHSLTHTQPSLTHTHPLLLGQKGAALQQKLQQIQQQQLKQQQPSPGNKMESFTSGPLRGSPSPLMTHSPQIPPYNPIGQHSPSLSKKPDQRAPLMGVKEEKPPSPFSPSPSPFSSAPCQDLHKPSDSKHTHRSDVKPLDGSRPGLRLPDSLAPPPSQQEVKQEPRTPTGPKKTQTMGSWASLAQRSPSTPSSLLRSSSTPSSLLRPPSTPSSLLRPPSTPSSLLRSSSDIFEQFRRAAREKEERERLLRAQAHRREKLRRDDEDTTEPGRRSQEDSRRRPEQQSPLAATPPASTPPTNSPQAPPPQPPATPPASAAAQNALDQQRELARRREQERRRREAMADTIDINFQSDLMAIFEENLF; encoded by the exons ATGGCGACGGAGCCCCGCCCCCGGCGAGAGAGCAGCCGTGCGTCCAAGCAGCCCAGACAGGACTCCGCCCAGCCGGACTCCCAGCAcggag tgggGGACTCTGCGCCCCCGCTGACCCCCAGCAGGGAGCAGGGCTTGCGGGGCTGCGCGGGGCTGGTGAGGGAGATGCTGTCTCAGAAGCACACAGCCTACGCCTGGCCCTTCTACAAGCCCGTGGACGCGAAGGCCCTGGGTCTCCATGACTACCACGACATCATCAAACACCCCATGGACCTCAGCACCATCAAG gttaaGATAGACAGCAGGGCGTACAGGGATGCTCATGAGTTTGCGTCAGACGTCAGGATGATGTTCTCCAACTGCTACAAGTACAACCCTCCTGACCACGATGTGGTCGCCATGGCACGCaagctgcag GATGTGTTCGAGATGCGATTCGCCAAGATGCCAGACGATCCGGAGGAGCCCGCCTCTATGCCCGCCTCCTCgcccagcctccaccaaccagCACCCTCCACCAGACAGGCACCTCCCACCAGACAGGCACCTCCCACCAGACAGGCCCCTCCCACCGTAgggccctcctcctcttgctcctccCCCTCGGAATCGGAATCGTCGGCCGGCGACTCAGAACACGAGCGGACTCAGCGATTGGCCGAGCTGCAGGAACAG ctgaAGGCGGTGCATGAGCAGCTGGCTGCCCTGTCGCAGCCTCCGGCCCTCAAGAGGAGAGACCGAgacaagaaggagaagaagaaagacaagaagaagaagccaggaggggaggagcctctggaggtggccccgccccctgccctgctccagccAACCAGGAAGAGCAGAATCACCAAGGACCCGGTCACGCCCAAGAAGGTCAAGAAACCGAG taaGAAGGAAGGAGTGGTGAAGAACAGTCGCCCTGGCAACACCCTTCAGTCTGGCCCCACCCCCCTCGACCCCTCCGGGTCCGAGgaccacacag GCGTGTTTGTGGGCGGGGCCGACCGGTCTAAGCCAATGTCGTACGAGGAGAAGCGTCAGCTGAGCCTGGACATCAATAAGCTGCCCGGCGACAAGCTGGGCCGCGTCGTCCACATCATCCAATCACGCGAGCCTTCGCTGAAAAACTCGAACCCGGACGAGATCGAGATCGACTTTGAGACGCTCAAGCCGTCCACgctgagagagctggagagatacGTGTTCACCAGCCTCCGCAGGAAGAAGAGAcctg cagaGAAGGCTCTGGAGGTGACCAGTGTGATGAAGATGAAGACTGGATCTTCATCAGGCAGCAGTGAATCTTCATCTGACAGCGAGGATGAGCccgacacag ggtTGGTTCCCAAACAGAAGaagcaggctcctccccctcggaggccccccccccagcacccccccagcgcccctgcccccccccaacccccctcccagcccctggctccccctgccccaggcccccaccccccctccctggacAACACTTTTGATCCCCTGGGTcacttcctgccccccccactgCCCCAGGCCGGGCCCATCTCTGAACCCTCCCATAATAATGCAGGGGCAGTCGCCGTCGGCAACAACCCCCACCTCAACTCTGGAAGCGAGACACACCCCTTCCTGAACCCCTCGCCAG CTCTCCACAGCGCCCTCCCCCAGCAACCATCTCGCCCTAGCAACAGAGCTGCAGCCCTCCCCCCTAAACCCCtgcagcctcccccctcctcctctggccccctcttcctcccccagcctccccccatctcctccgcccccctcccacaACCACCCCCTCGCCCCCGCGTCCCCTCCCCCACGCCGCACGGCATTCTGGGAACCCTCTCCGCCCAGCCCCCTCAGGCCCTATTGGAGGACGACGAGGAGCCGACGCCCACAAACTCAGAgactccgccccctccctctctggctgCGAGCCAGGTTCAGATGTGCCCGCAGACACGCCCAtccgcgacacacacacagccccacatacacatacccacacacacacacccgcctgtCACTCACTCCCAGCTGATGCAGGCGGCGGCAGTAAACACGGCAATGTCCGGTGTGACACTTGTGAAGTCGACACAggaagagcagctggagtttacacactcgctcacacacacacactcgctcacacacacacaaccgtcgctcacacacacacacccgttgtTGCTGGGACAGAAGGGGGCAGCTTTGCAGCAGAAACTACAGcagatacaacaacaacagctaaaGCAGCAGCAGCCGTCGCCTGGCAACAAGATGGAGTCGTTTacttcag GTCCCCTGAGgggaagcccctcccccctgatgACGCATTCCCCCCAGATTCCTCCATACAATCCAATAGGAcagcactctccctctctgtccaagAAGcct gACCAGAGGGCCCCCTTGATGGGTGTGAAGGAAGaaaagcccccctccccctttagcccctccccttctccctttagCTCCGCCCCTTGTCAAGACTTACACAAACCCTccgacagcaaacacacacaca GATCAGATGTGAAGCCATTGGACGGTTCTCGTCCCGGGCTCCGCCTCCCTGACTCCCTGGCTCCGCCCCCCTCTCAGCAGGAGGTGAAGCAGGAACCGAGAACCCCCACCGGCCCCAAGaaaacacag accATGGGTTCGTGGGCCAGCCTGGCCCAGCGCTCCCCCTCCacgccctcctccctgcttcgctcctcctccacgccctcctccctgctccgccccccctccacgccttcctccctgctccgccccccctccacgccctcctccctgctccgctCCTCCTCCGACATCTTTGAGCAGTTCAGACGCGCGGcgcgggagaaggaggagagggagaggctgctgAGAGCCCAGGCCCACCGCAGGGAGAAACtacg CCGTGACGACGAGGACACCACGGAGCCGGGCCGCAGGTCTCAGGAGGACTCCCGCCGTCGTCCGGAGCAACAGTCTCCCCTGGCTGCCACACCACCGGCCTCGACCCCGCCCACCAACTCCCCACAGGCTCCGCCCCCACAGCCCCCGGCCACGCCCCCAGCCTCCGCAGCTGCACAGAACGCCCTcgaccagcagagggagctggCTAGGAGgcgagaacaggagaggaggaggagggaggcg aTGGCAGACACCATAGACATCAACTTTCAGAGTGACCTCATGGCCATCTTCGAGGAGAACCTGTtctga
- the LOC134009212 gene encoding LOW QUALITY PROTEIN: stonustoxin subunit beta-like (The sequence of the model RefSeq protein was modified relative to this genomic sequence to represent the inferred CDS: deleted 1 base in 1 codon) → MTSLCRLSFCGVTEEGCASLASALSSNYRLGELDLSYNHPGDTVLSGPLCRLEKLKLVLVTDTFLFICHVQCCVDHNEEIWVKLLQLLKKYACDLTLDPNTAHRTLSLSEENRRVVLVDKDQPYPDHPERFDEQQQVLCREGLTGRHYWEVEVRGDVLVGVTYRSIRRRGRSAACRLGHNDRSWCRNGLVINSLFITIMKRLQYMSQSIRVGVYLDWPAGVLSFYSISSDTMTHLYTFITTFSEPLYPVFRFDVIYSSSVTLCQVA, encoded by the exons ATGACTTCTCTCTGCAGGCTGTCGTTCTGTGgagtcacagaggaaggctgtgcttctctggcttcAGCTCTCAGCTCAAACTACCGTCTGGGAGAGTTGGACCTGAGCTACAATCACCCAGGAGACACAGTTCTCTCTGGTCCACTCTGTagactggagaaactcaagtTAGTGTTGGTCACTGATACATTCCTCTTCATTTGCCATGTTCAATGCTG tGTGGACCATAATGAAGAGATCTGGGTGAAACTACTACAGCTGCTTAAGAAGT ATGCCTGTGATctcacactggacccaaacacagctcacagaaccctctctctgtctgaggaaaACAGGAGGGTGGTTTTGGTGGACAAGGACCAGCCGTATCCTGATCACCCAGAGAGGTTTGATGAACAGcagcaggtgctgtgtagagagggtctgACTGGACGCCattactgggaggtggag gtgaggggggatgtTCTGGTAGGAGTGACGTATAGAAGcatcaggaggagagggaggagtgctgCCTGTAGACTTGGACACAACGACAGATCCTGGTGTC GTAATGGCCTGGTTATAAACTCTCTGTTCATCACAATCATGAAAAGACTACAATACATGTCTCAGTCCATCAGAGTAGGAGTTTACCTGGACTGGCCAGCTGGTGTTCTGTCCTTCTACAGCATCTCCTCTGACACAATGACCCACCTGTACACATTTATCACCACCTTCTCTGAGCCCCTCTACCCAGTGTTTAGGTTTGATGTGATCTATTCCTCCTCAGTGACCCTGTGCCAGGTAGCGTAG